The segment ATAGCACTTTGCGGAACAATGAAATAGCGGTCGCCTTCATACATTACCTCCGTAGCGCCACTTAACAGAAAAATTGCCAGGTCGCCTTCCCTTGCCTGCAACGGAACATACTTCACCTGCTCGTCTTCATTTTTCCAGGGCTCATCATCAACCGGCATGGGAATAGCATAACCCGGCCCGGTTTTAATCACATATCCCTGTTGTACTTTCTCTTTTTCCTGCACACCGGGTGGTAAATACAAGCCGCTGGCTGTGCGTTCTTCCGGTGTAGTTGGCTTTATCAGAATTCGATCGCCAATGACGATCAGCTTTTTGAACCGGTTATCGGATGTAATGCGCATATGCTTTTTTTGAGGAGCAAAAATAATGATGATATGAATGACAAAACTTTAAAGGCTGCCCGGGCGAAACGATACCCCGCAGCAAACGCAACGAAGTGAAGTGAGCGAGGAGTATAAGTGAAGCACCGGAACCACTGTCCGGAGTAAGCTAAACGGAGACAGCCCCTCTATTTCTTTAACAAAATATTGAGGGCATTACTGCACAACTACCAAAAGCATTAACTTTATTTGATAATAAATTTTATACGATGGAAGAAGCTAAATCAAAAGTATTATTAGTTGAAGACGACAGCAGTTTTGGAAATGTACTGAAGAATTACCTGGAGTTGAACGATTTTGATGTAACACTGGAGCGTGATGGACGTTTGGGTCTTGCTGCTTTTCAACGTGAGAAGTACGATATCTGTTTACTGGATGTAATGATGCCGCATGTAGATGGCTTTACATTGGCTGAAGATATACGTGATATTGATCCGGATGTACCACTGTTCTTTCTGAGTGCAAAAACAATGAAAGATGATATTTTAACCGGTTATAAACTGGGTGCTGATGATTACATCACCAAACCTTTCGACAGTGAAGTGTTGCTGATGAAGATCAAAGCCATTCTGAAGCGTAACGAAGAGACCAAACACGAAACTGAAAATAAAGAGTTTGATCTTGGTATCTATCACTTCAACCCCAAGTTGCGTGAACTTACAGTTGAAGGAAAAACAAATACCCTTTCGCCAAAAGAAAGTGAATTGCTCCGCATGTTGTGCGAATACAAGAATGATCTTTTACCAAGAGAAACAGCATTGAAACGCATTTGGGGCAGTGATACTTATTTCAACGGTCGCAGTATGGATGTTTACATTGCCAAACTCCGTAAATACCTGAAAGAAGATCCCAAAGTTGAGATCGTAAATATTCATGGTAATGGTTTCAGATTGGTAGTAAGCGAATAAATAAATTCAAACAAATAATAAAGCGGCCGTTCAATTTGAACGGCCGCTTTATTTAGCGGGTAATTTCTTTTGCTATTACAGCTTGGGCTGCTGCTTCCTTGTTGCACTCTTCAATGAATTGTAAAATTTCTTTCCGCCCTCTGAATTTTACTGCTGAGCTCACAAAACTTTGCGGGAGAAATTGCCAGCTCTTTCCCAATGCAGTTAAAAATGATTTTACGTGCGCAGCCACTTCTTTCTGCGTGGTTTTATCGGCTTTGGTGAAAACGATGGTGAAAGGAATCTTCCACTCGCCCAGTTGGTTGATAAACTCCAGGTCGATCTCCTGCGGCTTGTGCCTGCTATCCACCAATACAAATAAATTCAGCAGGTTTTCCCGTTTGCGGATGTAATTCTCGATCATCTTGATCCACTGTTTGCGTTTCCCCTGTGCTACTTTGGCGTAGCCATAGCCCGGCAGATCAACCAGGTACCAATCGGTTTTCTTATTGTTCTTCTCATCAAGGCTTTCAATGAGAAAATGATTGATCATCTGTGTTTTTCCCGGTGAGCCACTTGTCTTTGCCAGTTTCTGGTTGTTGCAGATCATATTGATGAGCGAAGATTTGCCCACGTTACTACGACCAATAAATGCATATTCCGGCTTATCGGGCTTGGGACAATCCTCTACTTTGGGACTGCTGATGACATATGTTGCTGAATGAATGTTCACGGCTGCAAGATACTTGAAGAAAGTGGATAGCCGATAGTAATTAGTCGGTAGCAATAATCCGGATGCTAACCTGGACTACAAACTATCCTCTATCGGCTATCGGCTTACTTCCTACCTCGTACTTGCCTGTTCCCTCCTTACCTTTGCGCACCATGAGCGAACAATACGCACACGATAAAGTTGTACCCGACAAAGCATCGGAGCAAAGTAAGAAAAAGCAGGTAGCAGAAATGTTTGATGACATTGCTCCCCGCTACGATTTCCTCAACCGTTTTCTCTCAGCCGGCATCGATACGGGCTGGCGAAAAAAAGCATTGGCCAAATTAAAAGACCTTCAACCGAAACTGATGCTGGATGTAGCAACAGGTACAGGTGATGTGGCCATTATGGCTGCAAAACAGCTGCAGCCCGAGAAGATCATTGGTATTGATATCAGTGAAGGAATGCTGGAAGGCGGTCGTGTAAAGGTGAAAGCCAAGGGTTTAGAGACTATTATTGAGCTGAAAAGCGGTGACAGCGAAACAATAAATTTTCCCGATAACACGTTTGATGCAGTAACTGTGGCGTTTGGCGTGCGAAATTTCGAAAACCTTGAAAAAGGGATCAGCGAAATTTACCGTGTGTTGAAACCAGGTGGCCGACTGGTAGTGCTGGAATTTTCGAAACCAAAACTACCCGGCGTGTTACAGGCATACAATCTTTATATGGGATTGGTTGCCCCACAGGTGGCAGGCGCTTTCAGTAAAAACAAAAAAGCCTATCAATATCTTAACAACAGCATCAAAGCATTTCCTGAAGGACAAAACTTTGTGGCTGTATTGAACAAAACCGGATTTAAAGACACTTCATGCAAACCTCTTACGCTCGGCATATGCAGTATTTATTGCGGCGACAAATAATCGTTACCCTTCTACTTATTACCTGTGTATTTACATCATTTGCACAACGAGAAACAAACCTGCCCAACCATGAGCAGAAGGCTTATTACTTTGGTATTACGCTAAGCGGTAACAGTGCTTATTTTCATATGAACCATCATCCGAAATTTTTGCAGGATGACAGTGTTGCAACAGTTGGTTCTACCAGCAGTGCAGGTTTTGGATTGGGTTTGCTCGGTACTTTACGTTTGGTAGACCATTTAGAAGTAAGAACCAACCCTCAACTCATTTTTGCTTCACGTGGCATTAATTATTATCTCTCATACCCGCTTACAGGTGATAAGAACTGGCAACAAAAAACTGTTGAAAGTATTTACATCAGTGTGCCTTTGCAATTAAAATTCAGCAGCGACAGGATCGATAATTTCCGTGTGTATATGCTGGGTGGTGGTAAGTTCGATTATGATCTTGCCAGTAACAGCCAGGCACGCCGTGCAGAAGACCTTGTAAAACTCAATAAGTCTGCATTGGGTTATGAAGTGGGTCTTGGTTTTCATTTCTACTTTCCAACCTTTATCATGAGCCCTGAAATAAAATTCAGTAACAGCTTTCAAAGTGTTCATGCAAGAGATCAATACCTCATCTATTCAAATGTGATCGATAAAATGCAGGCGAGAATGATTGTGTTTAGTATACACTTAGAAGGATAATGACATTAAAAATCCATCACCTTGTTCTGTTATTTTCTTTATTTGCAATTCTGTCATGCAAGAATTACTACAACAATACAATTCATTGGATTGATTCAATACCCCAAGGCGCACACATTGACTCAGTAAAGCAAAGCCAACCATCGTTTATTGAAATTGATTGGGAACATCCGCAATACTTTGATTCATCAAAGAGTTACAATGTAAAAAAAATCAAAAACTGTTATGATGTATTAAAAATGTCTCACCGACTTGTTTTTGTAAATGACAAATTTATAATGCGCATTTCCAAAAAGTAAATTGGAATGAATATCTCTTCAATCAATAGTCATATTCCCTGAACCACAAATTCATCCGCACTCCTAACCCAAGCATGGTTGTATTTTGTGAAGCGTCATTTCCCTTCTTAAATCGGCGAAGCAACAGGTTGGCATCAATAAAAATATTTTCATACACTTCATAGCTCGCAAGGAATAATGCGTTGATCCCTTTACTCGCTACACCGTTGGTTGTGGTGTAACCATAGTTGCTTGTGCGTCCATCTGTATTCAAACGGAAAATATCGCTGCCTGCATTGCGGCCACTTGCGCTGTCCAATCCCTGTTTCCAATAGATCAGTCTGCCTGTTAAATTCAATTTGCCTGTTGGCTGATAACGTAACACCGCAATCACTTCATTGAAATTTGCTCCAAGCGGATGTGCCAATGGTTGATTGTAATGTGTATAGCTCGATACAGAATCAAAATGCGAGTAAGTGAACGGACGAACAGTGTTCCACTCCAACTGCAGATCAAGATTATTGACATTCGCCACATCAATGTATTTCAAACCAAGCTGACTCCCGGTTTTGTTGCCCCACCAGCTGCGGTCGTTACGTAATTCTGAAAAATTAAATTCATCAATGATCAATTGTCCATACAGTTGTACACGTTTAAAGAGATTGGCTTTAAAATCGGCACCCACCAATGCATTATCACTGCTGCCTAAATTTCCTTCGATCGTGCGGTAGAAAATGATCGGGTTCATATAACCGAACTCAAATTTATCCTTTCGGCCAAACACAACGCCTTCAAACAAACCAATATTTAACCAGGGCAAAACATTCATACTTAAATGATGCATCGCTGCATATTTCTTTGGCACCAGTGCATTAGTACTGTTGCTCTTGCTGTTGGTATGTAATTCCATGAACAGGTTCTGGTAATTGAATTTCCAGATACGTGTGTTGAGTTTTACAAACAACTGATTTCCGGCAAACTCGCTCAGCATTAAACTGCGGCAACCATTGCCGATAAAATTGCGATCATAACCGATCTGGAAGTTGATATACTTTGCAGCATTGAATGTGAATGATCCACGTGCATCAAAATAATCCACACCTGTTTGCTTAAAGGTCTTATGAAAATTAGCACCCGGCACAGCATCAAGACTGTCGATCCAGTTCTGCACAAACAATGGTCCCCGCTCCTGCACATCCATGGCCATGGCACTAAAGCCAACACGGTTGCCAACATTACCACGCACATTCAATCCACGTTGATTGATGAAAATATTCTGATCCGTATTATTCAACTCAACAGATTGACGATAACTGATCATCGGGTTAATGGCAATAAAGAAATCATCACCATATTTTTCAATAAAGCTGGCAGGCGTTTTATAAAATTTCTTGAGAAATGGCTTTTTGCTATTAAAGCTGCTGCGATCACCCGTTACCCATTCCTGGTTATTGAGGTAAAGGCTGCGGAGGTTATATTGATCAGCCTTGCTTAACCGAAGTGCTGTATCCTGGTTGTAAAATAACGGCGTGTGTGCCAACATCGAATCGGCTTTAGCACCCAGCCATTGCACCGCATAACGGCGGTCGTAAGGCTTGGTAGAAGTGAAGTTGAGATCGCTTACCGTTCCGGTCTTTAATTCAAGCCGATCGATAAAATGAAGGTGTTTTGATTGCTGCTGCAGATAAGTACTTTGTGCAGCGGAAAAAAAGGGTATAGCAAGAAGAGCTAACCATAGACTGCATTTGCTAAATTGCATGCGGTTGTGTTTTAATCGTAAAAATAAGTGATACAAGCGATACATCGTGCTGAATAGTACAGAGTTTTAAGTCTGATACCGCTGGCAGGATACACAACCAATTATCTGAAATAACTGAATAACTCATGGCGCAACATTATCTGCTTAAGAATTGCTTACTCGTAAACGAAGGAAAGATCACCCCAACTGATGTACTCATCAAGAATGGGCGTATTGAAAAGATCGCTGCTTCTATCAGTAATGCAAACGGAGCAACAGAAATAAACGCAGAAGGCAAGTATCTTTTACCCGGTGCAATTGATGACCAGGTGCATTTCCGTGAACCGGGTTTAACGCATAAAGCAACCATTCATACAGAAGCAAAAGCAGCTGTAGCTGGCGGTGTAACCAGTTTTATGGAAATGCCCAACACTATTCCCAACGCATTGAATTTGGAGTTACTTGAAGACAAGTATGCCATTGCTGCCAACACATCACTTGCCAACTACTCCTTTTACATGGGCACCAGTAATACAAGTGCCGATGATACATTGAAGGCGAATGATTTCAAAAACAGTATTTGCGGTATCAAGATCTTCATGGGCGCAAGCACCGGCAATATGCTGGTTGATAATTACAATACACTCGATAAAGTATTTCGTGAAAGTGAAATGCTCATTGCTACACATTGCGAAAGCGAAAGCATCATCAAAGAAAATTATGAACGTTTAAAAGCATTGAAAGGTGAATTATCGCCTGCCGATCATCCGCTGGTGAGGGATGTAGATGGTTGCTATGAATCATCATTAATGGCCATACAGATCGCAAGACAATACAACACACGCTTACATATCCTGCATATCAGCACAGCAAAAGAACTGGAACTGTTTGGCAATATGATGCCGTTGAAAGAAAAACGCATCACCAGCGAAGTGTGTGTGCATCATTTGCATTATACCGCTGACGATTATGCAACACTTGGCTACCGCATTAAATGCAACCCGGCCATTAAAGCAAAAGAAAACAAAGAAGCCTTGTGGAAAGCATTGCTTGATGACCGAATTGATGTGATTGCAACCGATCATGCGCCTCATGCATGGGAAGAAAAGCAAGGATCATACGAACATGCACATGCAGGATTACCATTGGTGCAACATCCATTACTCTTGATGCTTCATTATTATAAAGAAGGAAGAATTTCATTGGAACGTATTGTGGAAAAGATGAGTCATGCCGTTGCCGATTGTTTCCAGGTAAAAGAACGTGGTTATGTGCGTGAAGGTTATTTTGCTGACCTGGTATTGGTTGACCTCAACAAACCATCGACCGTAACAAAAGAAAACTTACTTTACAAATGTGGCTGGAGTCCGTTGGAAGGGTTCACTTTCCCGGCAACTATCTCGCATACATTTGTAAATGGTCATCTTGTTTATGGAAATGGACACATAGATGAATCACAGATGGGGCAACGGTTATTATTCGATAGAAAATAAATTTTATACCGACAGAACAATTTTGGAAATAGACAAAGTCACATACTACGATCTTTCGATCTTCAATACGGAAGAAGAATATTCACTGCTGCACCGTATCAATTTCTGCAATACGTTTGGAGGCAAACAGAAACTGGAATACCTGTTAACGCATCCGCATCATAACCTCAAAAAAATCGAGGATACACAACAAACCCTACAACAGATCGGTGAAGTAATTCTGCAATGGCCCAAAGAAATCACCAACGGAACCATCCTTGTGTTAGAAAAGTTTTACGGTTACCCGTTTGATAACATTCCTGACAGTTATTCACCTGTACCCGCTTTTTTCTATCGTTTGTTTGAAGCACCGGATTACCGTTTGGTGCGATACACAGTTGGACATTTTATTGATTTCCTGAGAGGAATGTCTCAATTGCAGAAGTTATTTGATCAGGATAATCTCTCTCCTATTCTCCAATCATTAATCGTTGAGGTTAGGAAACTGTTGAATCATTCCATGGTACATGATATGATCAAACAACATTCATCCGCCACACTTGCTCCGTCGAAAATGTTGCGGTTCGGAAATTTTTTACGCATTGAATATAAACGGCAGGCAGAACAACTGATCGATATTTATCATAAGCTCGATGCGTATTACAGCATGGCGAAAGCGGTACAACATTTTGATCTTCATTTTCCTGAAATAAAAGAGAGCGATGAGCCGTTGATCAAAGCAAAGGGTTTGTATCATTTGTTATTGCAAACACCGGTGGCGTATGATATTACATTGAACCCGCAAACAAATTTTCTTTTCCTTACCGGTGCCAACATGGCTGGAAAGAGTACGTTCATTAAATCAGTTGGTTGTGCTGTTTATCTCGCACATGTGGGTATGGGTGTTCCTGCTGCTTCCATGGAGTTGAGTCTGTTTGATGGGTTGCTGAGTAATATTCAGGTGCAGGATAATATTGTAAAAGGCGAAAGTTATTTTTATAATGAAGTGCAACGGATCAAGAATACGGTATTAAAAATTACCGACGGAAGGAAATGGCTGGTGTTGATCGATGAATTATTTAAAGGCACCAACATACAGGATGCCATGCATTGCAGCACAGCCGTGATCAAAGGATTACTGAAGATCAAAAACTCCTTGTTCATTCTATCTACACACTTGTATGAAATTGGTGATGAGTTGAAACAATATCCCAATATCAGCTTCCGCTATTTTGAAACAACAGCAACAGAGGAGCAATTACAATTCAGTTACCAGTTAAAAGAAGGTATCAGCAATGACCGCTTTGGTTATTTGATTTTGAAACGGGAGAAAGTGGTGGAGATGCTGGAGAAATTGTAAAGATGAACTTACTTGATTATATATACAATGTATTAGCTAATGGCTACTTTTATGTAGCACTTTTCTTATTGCTCGCCTATCTGTTCTTAAAAAAGCAAAGAACAGTTTTAAAGGAAATAATTATCTCATCTAACCTGTTGTCGCTGATCACTTATCTATTGTTTATCATTCATAGCGTTTATATATTCTATCCACTTATTCAACCATTCAATGATGAAAGAGATATCTTTTTTAAATATCGTATAGCTGGGCCTTATAGTCATTGCTTTTGGTTGTCGCTCATTAACAGTTTGATTATTTTCATATTACTGTTATTTAAGAAACCAAGACATTCAGTTTGGATAACCGTTTGGATGGTTATATCATCAGCTCCTTTTAATTATGAAAGACTAATATTGTGGATTACCTCTTTATACCGAGATTATCTCCCTTCAAGCTGGAGTGTTTATCACACTGATTTCTTTTACAATTATCCATTCGTCCTGTATATATTTTTTTTAGCCTTAACTGTTTTCATTAGAAAATACCTCAAAAAGAGGAACATCCCGGAAACATCTACTTTGCAATAATGAAAAAATTCTTTCTTAGGATAGGTATCATGATCGTCATTCTTCTTTCAGCCTACTTCATTTGGTCGCTTACAGGGCGTGCAAAAGAAAAAGAAACAGGTTGGAGTAAACTCCCTGAATTCAAAGCAAGATTTGAATATGTGGAAGCAGGTATCGACAGCGGCAAGGGAAATATCATCGGCATTCAACCTTATCTTACTGCTACCAGTTATTCAACTGCTTTCAATTTTGAAGTATCACTTCGTTTTTACTTTGAGCAATTGAAGCGTGAAAATAAACTCACTGATAAATCAATTGTTGTGTTGCCGGAATATATCGGCACATGGTTGGTGGCAGCCAATGAAAAAGAAACGATCTACAAACAGGAGACCATTGAAAAAGCGATGACCACCATGGTTCGTTCGAACCTGTTCAGTTTCTTTTATGGTTATTTGAAGTCCCCGGCGAAAGACAAATCGAAGTATGCCATTTTCCATTTGAAAGCAGAAAAGATGGCCAAGCAATACCAACAGGTTTTTTCAACACTCGCTAAAGTATATAAGTGCACCATTGTTGCAGGTTCTATTGCACTGCCGGATGCATCTATTAATTCCAAAGGTGAAATGCAAATCAAATCAGGTGCTCCCATTTATAATACATCAGTTGTATTTGGAAATGATGGAGAAATTCTTTCCCCATTGATCAAAAAATTGTTTCCGATTGATGATGAGCAGGGTTTTACTGCTGCTGCGGATACTGAACTGCAACCTGTGTTTACAACCAAAGCGGGAAAGATGGCGGTGTTGATCTGTGCAGATAGTTGGTACCCGCAAGCATACAACAATCTTACAAACAAAGCAGATTTTATTGTAGTACCATCACTTGGTGATAAGGATAGTGTTTGGCTTGCTGCCTGGAAAGGATACAATGGTTTTAAAGCACCTGTTGATGTTGATACAACTGATTACAAAAAGATCAGCGAAGGTGATGCATGGCTCAAATACAGTATGAATAAACGGGCTGCAACTGCAAATATTCATCAGGGCATGAATGTATTTTTTACCGGTAGTTTATGGGATATGAAACCAGAAGGAAGAGTACTGATCTTGCAGAATGATTCAACAACAGTTTTACCAGCATCTGTGGGTAAAGGAAGAATTGTGAATCTCTATTTACAATAACCATTATACGTTGAAACATCTATTTGTTCAATAATAGCAATACGGATGAAAGGATTGCGACGCAACCGGGAATAATCAAGGAACTATCGCTGGTATTCAAATTTCTTATTAACTTGTTCTTACTTCTCAAACAACCATCAACTGCATGCTCGTTAAAACCTTTGGAAGCGCTGTATACGGAGTGAACGCTATTACTATTACGGTAGAAGTGAATGTGAGCGGCGGACAAAAATTCTTTATGGTTGGGTTGCCCGATAGTGCAGTGAAAGAAAGCGAACAACGTATTGAGAGTGCTTTAAAAACATCCGGCTATTATTTTCCGAGAACAAAAGTTGTAGTAAACCTCGCACCTGCCGATATTAAAAAAACAGGAACTGCTTTTGATCTATCAATTGCTGTTGGTATTCTTGGAGCAACCGAGCAAATTGATAATCCCGAACGTCTGGCAGATTATGTCATCATGGGTGAGTTGAGTTTAGATGGAAGCATTCAATCAATTAAAGGTGCATTACCCATTGCGATACAGGCACGCAAAGAAAATTTTAAAGGCTTGATCGTTCCCAAACAAAATGCAAAGGAAGCAGGCATGGTGAACAACCTGAATGTGTACGGTGTAGAACACATCAATGATGTAATTGCATTTTTTAAAGATGAAACAAGTTTGCAACCAACTGTTGTAAACACAAGAGAAGAATTTTTTAATGCACAGTATGAATTTGATTTTGATTTTAATGATGTAAAAGGTCAGCATAATATTAAACGTGCATTGGAAATTGCAGCAGCTGGTAGTCATAATGCTATTCTTATTGGCCCACCTGGTGCAGGTAAAACAATGCTTGCAAAACGCTTACCTACCATTCTTCCACCATTGAGTTTGCAGGAAGCATTGGAAACAACAAAGATTCATAGTGTTGCAGGTAAATTGCCGGAGAACGCAACACTCATTTCAAAACGTCCGTTCCGTTCGCCACATCATACAATTTCAGATGTTGCTTTAGTCGGCGGCGGCACCAATCCGCAGCCCGGTGAAATTTCATTGGCACATAATGGTGTATTGTTTTTAGATGAGTTGCCTGAATTTAAACGAACTGTACTGGAAGTGATGCGTCAACCAATGGAGGAACGGCGTGTTACGATTTCAAGAGCAAAGATCGCTATTGATTTTCCTGCATCGTTTATGCTGATCTCATCGATGAACCCCTGCCCCTGCGGTTTTTATAACCATCCCGAAAAAGAATGTACCTGTCCGCCCGGCGCTGTGCAGAAATATCTCAATAAAATTTCCGGTCCGTTGTTAGATCGTATCGATCTGCATGTGGAAGTAACGCCTGTTCCTTTCAGCGAACTATCGAAATCTGAAAACAGCGAACCAAGTGCAGCTATCCGTGACCGTGTGATCGCTGCCAGGGAAATACAAGCTGAGCGTTATAAAGATGTAGAAGGTATTTATGCCAATGCACAAATGAGCAGCAAACAACTTAAAGAAATTTGTGTGATCTCGCAGGCAGGTCAAACTTTGTTGAAAGCGGCGATGGATAAACTGAACCTGAGTGCAAGGGCCTATGATCGTATTTTAAAAGTTAGTCGTACTATTGCCGACCTTGCTCAAAGCCCCGATATAAAAGTGGAACACCTGGCTGAAGCTATTCAATACAGAAGTTTGGATCGGGAAGGATGGGCAGGGTGAGAAAAATACTGTGATGCTCGATTTTTATCTTTTAATTCCCTGTTATAACAATACGGATGGATTGATCCGGTCGCTTCTTTCGGTTGAATATTCGAAAGAAAAGTACAAAGTGCTGGTGGTTGATGATGGAAGCAATATTCCGGTATCGTTATCAGAACTTCCTGAAGTGTTACTACAAAAACAAACCATTGAAATCATCCGATTATCGGAAAACAAAGGCATCACGGAAGCATTGAACACAGGGCTTCGTTTAATTCTGGATAGAAATGATTCATTATACACTGCACGTTTAGATTGTGGCGATACCTGCACTCCAGATCGTTTTACAAAACAGATTTCGTTTTTAAGTGTAAACACTGATGTAGCACTAGTAGGTTCTTTGTGTTTATTTGTTGATCATAAAAAAAATATCCGATTTGTTTACAAAGCTGCAGAGCATCGTTATGCAATTCTGAAACAAATGCATCTGAAATGCAGCTTCATTCATCCAACAGTTATTTTCAGGAATGAAATAATTAAGAATACGAAGCTTTATCCTTATGACTATCCTTATGCGGAGGATTATGCGTTCTTCTTTGAGTTA is part of the Lacibacter sediminis genome and harbors:
- a CDS encoding co-chaperone GroES — translated: MRITSDNRFKKLIVIGDRILIKPTTPEERTASGLYLPPGVQEKEKVQQGYVIKTGPGYAIPMPVDDEPWKNEDEQVKYVPLQAREGDLAIFLLSGATEVMYEGDRYFIVPQSAILMLEREEEL
- a CDS encoding response regulator transcription factor, encoding MEEAKSKVLLVEDDSSFGNVLKNYLELNDFDVTLERDGRLGLAAFQREKYDICLLDVMMPHVDGFTLAEDIRDIDPDVPLFFLSAKTMKDDILTGYKLGADDYITKPFDSEVLLMKIKAILKRNEETKHETENKEFDLGIYHFNPKLRELTVEGKTNTLSPKESELLRMLCEYKNDLLPRETALKRIWGSDTYFNGRSMDVYIAKLRKYLKEDPKVEIVNIHGNGFRLVVSE
- the yihA gene encoding ribosome biogenesis GTP-binding protein YihA/YsxC, whose translation is MNIHSATYVISSPKVEDCPKPDKPEYAFIGRSNVGKSSLINMICNNQKLAKTSGSPGKTQMINHFLIESLDEKNNKKTDWYLVDLPGYGYAKVAQGKRKQWIKMIENYIRKRENLLNLFVLVDSRHKPQEIDLEFINQLGEWKIPFTIVFTKADKTTQKEVAAHVKSFLTALGKSWQFLPQSFVSSAVKFRGRKEILQFIEECNKEAAAQAVIAKEITR
- the ubiE gene encoding bifunctional demethylmenaquinone methyltransferase/2-methoxy-6-polyprenyl-1,4-benzoquinol methylase UbiE, which gives rise to MSEQYAHDKVVPDKASEQSKKKQVAEMFDDIAPRYDFLNRFLSAGIDTGWRKKALAKLKDLQPKLMLDVATGTGDVAIMAAKQLQPEKIIGIDISEGMLEGGRVKVKAKGLETIIELKSGDSETINFPDNTFDAVTVAFGVRNFENLEKGISEIYRVLKPGGRLVVLEFSKPKLPGVLQAYNLYMGLVAPQVAGAFSKNKKAYQYLNNSIKAFPEGQNFVAVLNKTGFKDTSCKPLTLGICSIYCGDK
- the porT gene encoding type IX secretion/gliding motility protein PorT/SprT — protein: MQYLLRRQIIVTLLLITCVFTSFAQRETNLPNHEQKAYYFGITLSGNSAYFHMNHHPKFLQDDSVATVGSTSSAGFGLGLLGTLRLVDHLEVRTNPQLIFASRGINYYLSYPLTGDKNWQQKTVESIYISVPLQLKFSSDRIDNFRVYMLGGGKFDYDLASNSQARRAEDLVKLNKSALGYEVGLGFHFYFPTFIMSPEIKFSNSFQSVHARDQYLIYSNVIDKMQARMIVFSIHLEG
- a CDS encoding capsule assembly Wzi family protein; this translates as MQFSKCSLWLALLAIPFFSAAQSTYLQQQSKHLHFIDRLELKTGTVSDLNFTSTKPYDRRYAVQWLGAKADSMLAHTPLFYNQDTALRLSKADQYNLRSLYLNNQEWVTGDRSSFNSKKPFLKKFYKTPASFIEKYGDDFFIAINPMISYRQSVELNNTDQNIFINQRGLNVRGNVGNRVGFSAMAMDVQERGPLFVQNWIDSLDAVPGANFHKTFKQTGVDYFDARGSFTFNAAKYINFQIGYDRNFIGNGCRSLMLSEFAGNQLFVKLNTRIWKFNYQNLFMELHTNSKSNSTNALVPKKYAAMHHLSMNVLPWLNIGLFEGVVFGRKDKFEFGYMNPIIFYRTIEGNLGSSDNALVGADFKANLFKRVQLYGQLIIDEFNFSELRNDRSWWGNKTGSQLGLKYIDVANVNNLDLQLEWNTVRPFTYSHFDSVSSYTHYNQPLAHPLGANFNEVIAVLRYQPTGKLNLTGRLIYWKQGLDSASGRNAGSDIFRLNTDGRTSNYGYTTTNGVASKGINALFLASYEVYENIFIDANLLLRRFKKGNDASQNTTMLGLGVRMNLWFREYDY
- a CDS encoding dihydroorotase encodes the protein MAQHYLLKNCLLVNEGKITPTDVLIKNGRIEKIAASISNANGATEINAEGKYLLPGAIDDQVHFREPGLTHKATIHTEAKAAVAGGVTSFMEMPNTIPNALNLELLEDKYAIAANTSLANYSFYMGTSNTSADDTLKANDFKNSICGIKIFMGASTGNMLVDNYNTLDKVFRESEMLIATHCESESIIKENYERLKALKGELSPADHPLVRDVDGCYESSLMAIQIARQYNTRLHILHISTAKELELFGNMMPLKEKRITSEVCVHHLHYTADDYATLGYRIKCNPAIKAKENKEALWKALLDDRIDVIATDHAPHAWEEKQGSYEHAHAGLPLVQHPLLLMLHYYKEGRISLERIVEKMSHAVADCFQVKERGYVREGYFADLVLVDLNKPSTVTKENLLYKCGWSPLEGFTFPATISHTFVNGHLVYGNGHIDESQMGQRLLFDRK
- a CDS encoding MutS-related protein, producing MNHRWGNGYYSIENKFYTDRTILEIDKVTYYDLSIFNTEEEYSLLHRINFCNTFGGKQKLEYLLTHPHHNLKKIEDTQQTLQQIGEVILQWPKEITNGTILVLEKFYGYPFDNIPDSYSPVPAFFYRLFEAPDYRLVRYTVGHFIDFLRGMSQLQKLFDQDNLSPILQSLIVEVRKLLNHSMVHDMIKQHSSATLAPSKMLRFGNFLRIEYKRQAEQLIDIYHKLDAYYSMAKAVQHFDLHFPEIKESDEPLIKAKGLYHLLLQTPVAYDITLNPQTNFLFLTGANMAGKSTFIKSVGCAVYLAHVGMGVPAASMELSLFDGLLSNIQVQDNIVKGESYFYNEVQRIKNTVLKITDGRKWLVLIDELFKGTNIQDAMHCSTAVIKGLLKIKNSLFILSTHLYEIGDELKQYPNISFRYFETTATEEQLQFSYQLKEGISNDRFGYLILKREKVVEMLEKL
- a CDS encoding carbon-nitrogen hydrolase family protein; amino-acid sequence: MKKFFLRIGIMIVILLSAYFIWSLTGRAKEKETGWSKLPEFKARFEYVEAGIDSGKGNIIGIQPYLTATSYSTAFNFEVSLRFYFEQLKRENKLTDKSIVVLPEYIGTWLVAANEKETIYKQETIEKAMTTMVRSNLFSFFYGYLKSPAKDKSKYAIFHLKAEKMAKQYQQVFSTLAKVYKCTIVAGSIALPDASINSKGEMQIKSGAPIYNTSVVFGNDGEILSPLIKKLFPIDDEQGFTAAADTELQPVFTTKAGKMAVLICADSWYPQAYNNLTNKADFIVVPSLGDKDSVWLAAWKGYNGFKAPVDVDTTDYKKISEGDAWLKYSMNKRAATANIHQGMNVFFTGSLWDMKPEGRVLILQNDSTTVLPASVGKGRIVNLYLQ